The DNA window CATCCGCTCTGCGCAGCAGATCTGGCCGAAGGACAAAGCCGACACGCTCAAGCCGGACGATCTTCTCGTGCTGGCCCCGGCATTCACGCTCAGCGAGCTGACCGAGGCGTTCAGGATCGGATTTCTGCTTTATCTGGTTTTCATCGTGATAGATCTGGTGGTAGCCAATGCGTTGATGGCGATGGGTCTTTCGCAGGTGACGCCAACCAATGTGGCTATTCCGTTCAAACTGCTGTTGTTCGTGGCGCTGGATGGCTGGTCCATGCTGATCCACGGCCTGGTTTTGAGCTATCGGTGACGCCATGGACCATGACGATTTAGTGCGATTCACCTCCGAAGCCTTGTTGCTATGCCTCAAGGTGTCGTTGCCGGTGGTTGGCGTCGCCGCGCTGGCCGGGCTGTTGATTGCCTTCATCCAGGCAGTAATGTCGCTGCAGGATGCGTCGATTTCGTTCGCGCTTAAGCTGGTGGTGGTGGTGGCCGCCATTGCGGTCACCGCGCCTTGGGGCGCCTCGGCAATCATGCAGTTTGGTCAGGCGCTGATGCAGGCGGCCTTTCCATGATTCGCCGGATTTCGCGCGGCGGTGTGCCGACGTCGGTTCCGACCGCGCACGCCTCATCGAACAACCACGCCGACGCGCCGCATGCTGGCGTGCAGCAGCTCGCAGACACGGCACAGCATGCACCGCGTCTGCGCCCCGCTCCGCCACGGCGGCGGCGACGCGGCATGCGGGCGCTGGATGGCCTGGACGACGAGCTCGACACCACCGAACTGCAAGAAGCCGAGGCGGCCCGCGTGTCGGCACTGCGCGGCCGTGTCAAAATCGCAGTCGATCAGTCACAGGGTCATAGTCAGGACAATCAGCACGGGGATAGCGGAAACTCGCATGCAGGCGATCCGCAGGCGAGGAAGTGGCCAATCGCCGCACCGGTGCAATTGGACGACAGCGTACGTGCGAGCGTCGAAGGAGTCCTCAACCGCTACGCGGCGACGCGTGCCGCCGACCAGACCGCCACGCGACATGCCTTTGCCGTTGCGCTTGTCGAGTTGCGTGCAATCGGCATCGCCCATCCGGCCGCTGCTTCGCTGACCGCCCTGACCTGGAGGTTGATGCGCGACCACCTGCGGTCGGGAAGCGCGCCCGCATCTGCCGAAACCTTGAACGCGTTACGGGAGCGTCTAGTGAATCTGGTGCCGCCGCAACCGGATGCGTCGCCAGCGCTGCGCAGTTTCCATTTGCTGCTGCCGTTGGTGCTACTCAACGCGGAAAAACCGCGCAAACGTCTTGATCGCGCACGTGCCGTCAAGCGTTTGAACACACTACTGATTGAACACCAAGATGGAACCGCTCAGGGGATTCGCGCATGACCATGCAACTTCGCATACTGACGGGTATACATGCTGGGGCACGATTAGATTTGCAGCCAGGGAGCTACGAGCTGGGCACCGATCCGAAAGTCGATATTCGGATCGAAGACTGGCCTGGTTGCTCGCTCATCATCGAGGTGGATGCAGATGGTCAAGTCCGTTATCACAGCGACGCGTTGCCAACGACACCTTTTGTTGCGCTGCATCCAGTGCGCTTTGGTTCGTTGGTGCTGTGCCTTGGAGACTCTGCGGCCGATTGGCCAGACGATGTGGAGCTGCTTGAGCGGCTTCTGTCCCCAGCTGCGACGCCGCCCCCCGCACAGCCATGCAAGTCCAAGCGCAAAGCAGTGCGTGCAGTGGTGGGCGCCATGCTAGCGCTATCCGTCGCCGCGCTGCTGCCCTCCATGCTACCGGCTTTTCTTTCCAATGCTGCTCCGGCTCGAAGCCAGGACAACCAGATCAATCAGGTCAGATCCGTGCTGAAACAGCTCGGCCTGCGGGAGGCGCGCGTGGAGCAGGTCGGCACGCGTGTGCGGGTCGAGGGTCTGGTAACAAGCAGTGCAGATGCGGCACGCCTGCGTGCGCAACTGCATCGATATCAGCGGGGCGTCACGGTCGATGTGGCGGTGGTGGATGAGGTTCTGGCAACTCTGCGCGACACCTTGGCAGACCGCGATTTGAGCGTTAGCTACGATGGCCAGGGTATCTTTTCCATCGCCGGCAGCAGCGACAACGCAGAGCGTGCAATTCGACGGATCGCCGATTTACGCAGCGATCTAGGCCCCGAAATCCGTAAGCTGCACGTGGATGTCACCCAGCAAGACCCGTCCGTAAAACCGCCTGCAAATTACGACGCCGCACTGCTCGTGGACGGACTGCACTACGTGGAGACACCGGACGGTACCAAGCACCTGACGTCAGGCACTAGCATTAACTGAGTTAATTCATCGAGGATCTGTCATGTTTGAATCCATCACTGAAAGCATCGCCAAAGACATGTGCGCTTTGATGAAGGTCAAGTCCGAGGATGCCAGCGGCGAACGCCTGGCAAAGATCGTCGATGCATTGGATAAAACAAAACAGGAGGTGCAAGTGCAGTGGATGGCTGCGACTGATGCCTCAGATCGCACCAAGCTTGCGACACTGCACGAAGGTTTCAATGCAGCCCATGCGATCGTCTCGCACATCGCAGCAGCTGCCTGACCAAATCCCCCTGCACTTCAAGCAGGGTTTCCTGCGCCATCGGCGCTTTTTCAGAAACGTAGGAGTAGAAAAATGAGCGGTCTAGAAGGTATTAGCAGAGGCACATCAATTCAGGGTTTGGTTACCGGTGGTTTTAAAGACAGTATCGATAGTGGAATAAGCGGCGTGACTCAGGCTCGCCAGCAAAATCAATTCCAAAGTGATCTTAGCGGCACGGTCTCCCAGCAGATTCAGAACAACAACTTCATCACTGAAGAGATGAACAAGTTGAACCTTAACATGGCTTACAACCAGGTCGCCAAGAAGATGGGCGAAAATGCGAAGAGCCTGACACAGGGGTAAACTAACGTAGTAGTTCATTACCAACATAGACCCGTCCAGACGGACGGGTCTATGCTACTGACGGCGCTACTGACGGCGGTCCGGCCATGGCTTCGGCACGATTTGAAATCCTGGCGGCGGAACTATGCGATGTGCTTGGCCTGCCGGATGTGCAGGAGTTGCTCAAGCGCCGCACGATCGAGATAGACGGATTCGAGGTCTATCTGCACATGCCAGAGCCACAACCCGAAGACGAAGCGCAAGAAGAAGCACTGTACTTACGCATCTCCTACGGTCTGGCACCTGCAGGACGGACCTTGACAGTA is part of the Xanthomonas fragariae genome and encodes:
- the sctS gene encoding type III secretion system export apparatus subunit SctS is translated as MDHDDLVRFTSEALLLCLKVSLPVVGVAALAGLLIAFIQAVMSLQDASISFALKLVVVVAAIAVTAPWGASAIMQFGQALMQAAFP
- a CDS encoding 4-hydroxyphenylacetate catabolism regulator HpaA, with product MIRRISRGGVPTSVPTAHASSNNHADAPHAGVQQLADTAQHAPRLRPAPPRRRRRGMRALDGLDDELDTTELQEAEAARVSALRGRVKIAVDQSQGHSQDNQHGDSGNSHAGDPQARKWPIAAPVQLDDSVRASVEGVLNRYAATRAADQTATRHAFAVALVELRAIGIAHPAAASLTALTWRLMRDHLRSGSAPASAETLNALRERLVNLVPPQPDASPALRSFHLLLPLVLLNAEKPRKRLDRARAVKRLNTLLIEHQDGTAQGIRA
- the hrpD5 gene encoding HrpD5 family protein, with the protein product MTMQLRILTGIHAGARLDLQPGSYELGTDPKVDIRIEDWPGCSLIIEVDADGQVRYHSDALPTTPFVALHPVRFGSLVLCLGDSAADWPDDVELLERLLSPAATPPPAQPCKSKRKAVRAVVGAMLALSVAALLPSMLPAFLSNAAPARSQDNQINQVRSVLKQLGLREARVEQVGTRVRVEGLVTSSADAARLRAQLHRYQRGVTVDVAVVDEVLATLRDTLADRDLSVSYDGQGIFSIAGSSDNAERAIRRIADLRSDLGPEIRKLHVDVTQQDPSVKPPANYDAALLVDGLHYVETPDGTKHLTSGTSIN
- the hrpD6 gene encoding HrpD6 family protein, which produces MFESITESIAKDMCALMKVKSEDASGERLAKIVDALDKTKQEVQVQWMAATDASDRTKLATLHEGFNAAHAIVSHIAAAA